Proteins encoded by one window of Lathyrus oleraceus cultivar Zhongwan6 chromosome 1, CAAS_Psat_ZW6_1.0, whole genome shotgun sequence:
- the LOC127087157 gene encoding uncharacterized protein LOC127087157 produces the protein MHCCEENKVVFASHMMKGPAVFASSLMTNRGVLKDFEHFKTTFLDKYFPSTLRTHKEFEFQQLRHGTMSMVVYAEKFEDMFAYSRQASYAPDEKWKIDQFLFGLRGEISHSVSQREFTTYAELLR, from the coding sequence ATGCACTGTTGTGAGGAGAATAAGGTTGTGTTTGCTTCTCACATGATGAAGGGACCTGCTGTGTTTGCTTCGAGTCTTATGACTAACCGAGGGGTACTTAAGGATTTTGAACATTTTAAGACTACTTTTTTGGACAAGTATTTTCCTAGCACTTTAAGGACTCATAAAGAGTTTGAGTTTCAGCAACTTAGACATGGTACAATGTCAATGGTTGTGTATGCTGAAAAGTTTGAAGATATGTTTGCTTACTCTAGGCAAGCTTCTTATGCACCAGATGAGAAGTGGAAGATTGATCAGTTTTTGTTTGGTTTAAGGGGTGAAATCTCTCATAGTGTGTCTCAGAGGGAATTCACTACTTATGCAGAATTACTAAGGTAG
- the LOC127087130 gene encoding uncharacterized protein LOC127087130: MSSSKNGDETEVRMRHSCIPVNLSSINEKLTKTQRAHIECTPFKWAMGISNNFSISGGLLWELVSRWDVRSRGFRVRDRIVPFTPVDVSFALGLSIVGKSLVVEEDQQCETLDLFKGADITINNSRKQLRYHKKKLVNFVRLYILLAFAEFYFPKTGNKVFTGFVKQLDDLDSLDAHSWGIAVYNFVVSSLCESSVVLKEGKNKAQRHLNGCAAILQIWAFNHLYLGKALTVSRFSFPRVLNWPVISMQKKNIEKAFEKNMIIDRVVATEEELKYDIVNAALFEQEQQFVDVINYHRLVAENKDFKERIAVLEYEVRMMKEARVNTPVEEEVVQDDRQLVNFITEDEVGTLAGDVGHNTPFNDDVNVAENQSKSKSNMATRMRKKPRKRGKRTKLNL; encoded by the exons ATGTCATCATCAAAGAATGGCGACGAAACTGAA GTGCGAATGAGGCATAGCTGTATCCCGGTGAATTTAAGCAGCATCAATGAAAAGTTAACAAAAACTCAACGTGCTCACATCGAATGCACCCCATTCAAATGGGCGATGGGTATTTCTAACAACTTCTCAATCTCAGGTGGTTTATTATGGGAGTTGGTAAGTAGATGGGATGTACGTAGTAGGGGATTTAGGGTTAGGGATAGAATAGTTCCCTTCACTCCAGTTGATGTTTCTTTTGCTCTTGGATTGTCAATTGTTGGTAAGTCTCTAGTAGTAGAAGAAGATCAACAATGTGAAACATTAGATCTATTTAAAGGGGCTGATATAACCATTAACAATAGCCGCAAACAACTTCGTTACCATAAGAAAAAATTAGTTAATTTTGTTAGACTTTACATATTACTTGCATTTGCGGAGTTTTACTTTCCCAAAACAGGGAATAAGGTATTTACGGGATTTGTTAAGCAATTGGATGATTTGGATTCCCTTGATGCTCATAGTTGGGGCATTGCTGTTTATAACTTTGTGGTTTCTAGTTTATGTGAGTCTTCAGTTGTGTTGAAGGAGGGAAAAAACAAGGCACAAAGACATTTAAACGGGTGTGCTGCCATATTGCAG ATTTGGGCATTCAACCACTTATATTTGGGGAAAGCACTAACTGTTTCTAGGTTTAGTTTTCCACGTGTATTGAATTGGCCGGTTATAAGTATGcagaagaaaaatattgaaaaagCATTTGAAAAAAATATG ATAATTGATAGAGTGGTTGCAACAGAAGAAGAGCTGAAATATGACATAGTCAATGCTGCTCTGTTTGAACAAGAACAACAGTTTGTGGATGTTATTAATTATCATAGATTGGTGGCTGAGAATAAAGATTTTAAAGAGAGGATAGCAGTTCTTGAGTATGAAGTGAGGATGATGAAAGAGGCGAGAGTTAACACTCCGGTTGAGGAGGAGGTTGTTCAAGATGATCGACAACTTGTGAACTTTATCACTGAAGATGAAGTAGGAACTTTGGCTGGAGATGTTGGACATAACACTCCATTTAATGATGATGTCAATGTTGCGGAAAATCAATCAAAGTCTAAATCCAACATGGCTACAAGAATGAGGAAGAAACCAAGGAAGCGTGGAAAAAGAACCAAACTTAATTTGTAA